The following are encoded in a window of Streptomyces sp. 11x1 genomic DNA:
- a CDS encoding DUF4097 family beta strand repeat-containing protein — translation MSEWSVAEPRKLTFDEPVTALHVRVVNGTVNVMGTDEGSARLEVSDIEGPPLTVTQKDGTLTVAYDDLPRKGFLTWLDRKVRRRTALVSLAVPTGTRVEVGVLGATAVVSGLGGRTEVRGVSGDTTLVGLSGPVRTTTVSGSVEAQALTGDLRLSSVSGDLTVIEGSCPTVKAESVSGAIILDLDPMDGPADIGLTSVSGEIAIRLPHPADAEVEANTASGTISNAFDDLRVSGLWGAHKVTGRLGPGTGRLKATTVSGSIALLRRPPAEDEPWDDLGSPDPDGTTADTTADATGGTPPRTTDKKVL, via the coding sequence ATGTCCGAGTGGTCCGTCGCCGAGCCGCGCAAGCTCACGTTCGACGAGCCGGTGACGGCACTGCACGTACGCGTCGTCAACGGAACGGTGAACGTCATGGGCACCGACGAGGGTTCCGCCCGCCTGGAGGTGTCCGACATCGAGGGCCCACCGCTCACGGTGACGCAGAAGGACGGCACCCTGACGGTGGCCTACGACGACCTGCCCCGAAAGGGCTTCCTGACGTGGCTCGACCGCAAGGTCCGGCGTCGCACCGCCCTGGTGTCGCTCGCCGTCCCGACGGGCACCCGGGTCGAGGTCGGCGTACTGGGTGCCACGGCTGTCGTGTCCGGGCTGGGCGGGCGTACGGAGGTGAGGGGCGTCTCGGGTGACACGACACTGGTCGGCCTGTCGGGGCCGGTGCGCACCACGACGGTCTCGGGAAGCGTGGAGGCACAGGCCCTCACGGGCGATCTACGGCTCAGTTCCGTCTCCGGTGACCTGACCGTCATAGAGGGCTCCTGCCCCACCGTGAAGGCCGAGTCGGTGAGCGGCGCCATCATCCTCGACCTCGACCCCATGGACGGCCCCGCCGACATCGGCCTCACCAGCGTCTCCGGCGAGATCGCCATCCGCCTCCCCCACCCCGCCGACGCCGAGGTGGAGGCCAACACGGCCAGCGGCACCATCTCCAACGCCTTCGACGACCTCCGCGTCAGCGGCCTCTGGGGCGCCCACAAGGTCACCGGCCGCCTCGGCCCGGGCACCGGCCGCCTCAAGGCCACGACGGTCTCCGGCTCCATCGCCCTCCTGCGCAGGCCGCCGGCGGAGGACGAGCCGTGGGACGACCTCGGCTCCCCCGACCCTGACGGCACAACCGCTGACACGACTGCTGACGCGACCGGCGGCACGCCCCCTCGCACGACCGACAAGAAGGTGCTCTGA
- a CDS encoding helix-turn-helix transcriptional regulator: protein MPPVFAHGRLRLYLLKLLDEAPRHGYEVIRLLEERFQGLYAPSAGTVYPRLTKLEAEGLVTHTTEGGRKVYAITDAGRAELADRSGELADLELEIRESVAELAAEIRADVRGAAGDLRREMRAAASGARKGGGEGGSSGESEEYADNASWRAAKEEMRRAKQEWKEQARRAKDESRRAREEAQRARRQAKEAQERARTQAQEELQRIAKRVQDQVQDHFTRGDWPTGVREGLTELVKEFGEFGEDFAKEFGKDFGFGRTETTTGAGKPEYSATPEDFPADYEPAWVHEAPTGDPSRDLDRLLDRFRDDIRDAARDHGVTEDQLRDARRHLSTAAAHIGATLRVPKG, encoded by the coding sequence ATGCCTCCCGTCTTCGCCCACGGCCGCCTGCGGCTGTATCTGCTGAAGCTGCTGGACGAGGCGCCGCGTCACGGCTACGAGGTGATCCGACTCCTGGAGGAACGCTTCCAGGGTCTGTACGCGCCCTCGGCCGGCACCGTCTACCCCCGCCTGACCAAGCTGGAGGCCGAGGGCCTGGTCACCCACACCACCGAGGGCGGCCGCAAGGTGTATGCGATCACCGACGCCGGCCGCGCCGAACTGGCCGACCGCAGCGGAGAGTTGGCCGATCTGGAGCTGGAGATCCGCGAGTCGGTCGCGGAGCTGGCCGCCGAGATCAGGGCCGATGTCCGGGGCGCTGCGGGCGACCTGCGCCGTGAGATGCGGGCGGCGGCCTCCGGGGCTCGCAAGGGCGGCGGGGAGGGCGGTTCATCCGGGGAGTCCGAGGAGTACGCCGACAACGCGTCCTGGCGGGCCGCGAAGGAGGAGATGCGCCGCGCCAAGCAGGAGTGGAAGGAGCAGGCCCGTCGCGCGAAGGACGAGAGCCGACGGGCCCGGGAGGAGGCCCAGCGCGCCCGCCGTCAGGCCAAGGAGGCCCAGGAGCGCGCCCGCACCCAGGCCCAGGAGGAGTTGCAGCGCATCGCCAAGCGCGTCCAGGACCAGGTCCAGGACCATTTCACGCGGGGCGACTGGCCGACGGGCGTGCGCGAGGGCCTGACCGAGCTGGTCAAGGAGTTCGGCGAGTTCGGGGAGGACTTCGCCAAGGAGTTCGGCAAGGACTTCGGCTTCGGCCGGACGGAGACGACCACGGGCGCCGGGAAGCCCGAGTACTCGGCCACTCCCGAGGACTTCCCGGCCGACTACGAGCCCGCCTGGGTGCACGAGGCGCCCACCGGCGATCCGTCCCGCGACCTCGACCGGCTCCTGGACCGCTTCCGGGACGACATCCGCGACGCGGCCCGCGACCACGGCGTGACAGAGGACCAACTCCGCGACGCCCGCCGCCACCTGTCGACAGCGGCGGCACACATCGGGGCGACCCTGCGCGTACCGAAGGGATAG
- a CDS encoding Clp protease N-terminal domain-containing protein: MFERFTKDARAVVLGAVDHAERARAGEVTEEHLLLSLLDRKASRASFALAALGLAAGERRDSVERALAEARRRGGLSRADTDALSGLGIDLSQIVSRVEEAHGVGALESGGGGRWRRRLSGHRPFTRDAKDVLTRSLRTAHAHHDRHIGDEHLLLALTTRPGVPAEVLADHGVTYEALERVLYGAGEAKAG; encoded by the coding sequence ATGTTCGAGCGGTTCACGAAGGATGCCCGGGCCGTGGTCCTGGGCGCGGTCGATCACGCGGAACGCGCCCGTGCGGGGGAGGTGACCGAGGAGCATCTGCTGCTCTCCCTGCTGGACCGGAAGGCCAGCCGCGCCTCGTTCGCCCTGGCCGCGCTCGGGCTGGCCGCGGGCGAACGCCGGGACTCCGTGGAGCGGGCGCTCGCCGAGGCCCGACGCCGGGGCGGCCTCTCCCGCGCGGACACGGACGCGCTCTCCGGTCTCGGCATCGACCTCTCACAGATCGTCTCCCGGGTCGAAGAGGCCCACGGGGTGGGGGCGTTGGAGTCGGGCGGCGGAGGGCGGTGGCGCCGTCGGTTGTCGGGGCACCGTCCCTTCACCCGCGACGCCAAGGACGTCCTCACCCGGTCCCTCCGCACCGCCCACGCCCACCACGACCGCCACATCGGCGACGAACACCTGCTGCTCGCGCTCACCACCCGCCCCGGGGTGCCGGCCGAGGTTCTCGCGGACCACGGGGTGACGTACGAGGCGTTGGAGCGGGTGCTCTACGGGGCGGGGGAGGCCAAGGCGGGGTGA
- a CDS encoding helix-turn-helix domain-containing protein — protein sequence MTEATDLAERAGDRDPRVGLRAVAALRRLLEQLESVQVRSARHQGWSWQEIAAELGVSRQAVHKKYGRH from the coding sequence ATGACCGAAGCAACGGATCTCGCCGAGCGAGCGGGTGATCGGGACCCCCGGGTCGGACTGCGGGCCGTCGCCGCGCTGCGCAGACTGCTGGAGCAGCTGGAATCGGTGCAGGTGCGCAGCGCGCGCCATCAGGGTTGGTCGTGGCAGGAGATCGCCGCGGAACTCGGAGTCAGCAGGCAGGCCGTCCACAAGAAGTACGGGAGGCATTGA
- a CDS encoding IS607 family transposase, with translation MNLTEWAKTQGVHPQTAYRWFREGTLPVPAQRVGPRTILVNIDANTTPGAIGGLGLYARVSSHDQKIDLERQVARLSAWAAKAGHRVVRVEAEIASGMNGCRSKARRLLADPNVTCVVVEHKDRLGRMNVELVEAALSATGRRLLVVDDGEVEDDLVRDMVEVLTSLCARLYGRRSAKNRARKALEAAEHG, from the coding sequence GTGAATCTGACGGAATGGGCGAAGACGCAGGGCGTGCATCCGCAGACCGCGTATCGCTGGTTCCGTGAGGGGACGTTGCCGGTACCGGCTCAGCGGGTCGGGCCGCGCACGATTCTGGTCAACATCGACGCGAACACCACGCCCGGGGCCATCGGTGGTCTGGGCCTGTATGCCCGCGTGTCCTCGCATGATCAGAAGATCGATCTGGAACGCCAGGTCGCCCGGCTGTCGGCGTGGGCAGCGAAAGCCGGTCACCGAGTCGTTCGTGTGGAGGCGGAGATCGCTTCCGGGATGAACGGCTGCCGTTCCAAGGCCCGGCGTCTGCTGGCCGACCCGAACGTGACCTGCGTGGTGGTGGAGCACAAGGACCGGCTCGGCCGGATGAACGTCGAACTTGTCGAGGCTGCCTTGTCCGCGACGGGCCGTCGCCTGCTGGTGGTGGACGACGGCGAGGTCGAAGACGACCTGGTGCGGGACATGGTGGAGGTACTGACGTCGCTCTGCGCCCGCTTGTACGGGCGCAGGTCGGCGAAGAACCGCGCCCGCAAGGCACTGGAAGCCGCCGAACATGGCTGA
- a CDS encoding transposase, with translation MADLRPIAAPFVALGPSGVTVRTRLGDLTPADEKVLRLVGAHLGSLASKDLKERCVDGLEHSTESWAARKRDLTAESSSRWAGSITKATHDQWALARRGQAAHVKSLEAGITTIRHRLSMPVGKKGTKQAPSGYRSAHEWFHKARRLHVLEDRLEKVRADREAGRVHVVRGGERLLGTRHNLDKAQLTETEWLKRWEAGRWFLQADGESGKRFGNETIRITPEGEVSIKLPAPLADLANARHGRYVLAAKARFPHRGQEWADRVEANRAVAYRVHYDTGRGRWYVDASWQIPPTKTIPLDAALADGVVGVDTNADHLAAWRLDTHGNPVGRPRRFFYDLSGNAQHRDAQVRHALTRLLNWAKSCGVKAIAVEDLDFQAERTREKHGRKRRFRHLISGMPTGRLRARLTSMADATGIAIIAVDPAYTSKWGAQHWQKPMAGPTRRTTRHDAASIAIARRAQGHPIRRRTTPPRAHQSDVHGHRTVQADWRAPGCEGPRPRIPGPRTRSVPPDAASTRATRPSKTVQGVRSDQEWVQDSLLLTD, from the coding sequence ATGGCTGACCTCCGCCCGATCGCCGCGCCGTTCGTCGCTCTCGGCCCGTCCGGCGTGACAGTACGTACCCGACTGGGAGACCTCACGCCTGCGGATGAGAAGGTTCTGCGTCTGGTGGGGGCGCACCTGGGCTCGCTCGCCTCGAAGGACCTCAAAGAGCGTTGCGTGGACGGCCTGGAGCACTCCACCGAGTCATGGGCGGCCCGCAAGAGGGATCTGACTGCCGAGTCGTCGTCCAGGTGGGCCGGGTCGATCACGAAGGCCACGCATGACCAGTGGGCGCTCGCCCGGCGCGGCCAGGCCGCGCACGTCAAGTCCCTCGAAGCCGGTATCACGACGATCCGGCACCGGCTGTCGATGCCGGTCGGCAAGAAGGGCACCAAGCAGGCTCCAAGCGGTTACCGCTCCGCGCACGAGTGGTTCCACAAAGCACGCCGCCTGCATGTCCTGGAGGACCGGCTCGAGAAGGTTCGGGCAGACCGGGAGGCGGGCCGGGTGCATGTCGTGCGTGGCGGTGAACGTCTGCTGGGCACCCGCCACAACCTCGACAAGGCGCAGCTCACCGAGACCGAGTGGCTCAAGCGGTGGGAAGCCGGGCGCTGGTTTCTTCAGGCGGACGGTGAGTCGGGGAAAAGGTTCGGCAACGAGACGATCCGCATCACGCCCGAGGGTGAGGTGTCGATCAAGCTCCCGGCCCCGCTCGCCGACCTCGCGAACGCCAGGCACGGCCGGTACGTACTCGCTGCGAAGGCACGGTTCCCCCACCGGGGGCAGGAGTGGGCCGACCGTGTTGAAGCCAACCGGGCCGTGGCCTACCGCGTCCACTACGACACGGGGCGCGGGCGCTGGTACGTGGACGCCTCCTGGCAGATCCCGCCCACCAAGACCATCCCACTCGACGCCGCCCTCGCCGACGGCGTGGTCGGTGTGGACACCAACGCCGACCACCTCGCCGCATGGCGCCTGGACACCCACGGCAACCCGGTAGGCCGGCCGCGCCGGTTCTTCTACGACCTGTCCGGCAACGCCCAGCACCGCGACGCCCAGGTACGGCACGCCCTCACACGGCTGCTGAACTGGGCCAAGTCCTGCGGTGTCAAGGCCATCGCGGTCGAAGACCTCGACTTCCAGGCCGAGAGGACCAGAGAGAAGCACGGGCGCAAGCGCCGATTCAGGCACCTCATCTCCGGCATGCCGACCGGCAGGCTCCGCGCCCGGCTGACCTCCATGGCCGACGCCACAGGAATCGCGATCATCGCCGTGGACCCGGCCTACACCAGCAAGTGGGGCGCCCAGCACTGGCAAAAGCCGATGGCCGGCCCCACCCGTAGGACCACCCGGCACGACGCGGCGAGCATCGCGATCGCACGACGCGCCCAGGGACACCCGATCCGGCGGCGGACGACACCGCCCCGTGCACACCAGAGCGATGTGCACGGGCATCGGACCGTCCAGGCCGACTGGCGTGCCCCTGGGTGTGAGGGACCCCGCCCCCGCATCCCCGGACCACGGACACGATCCGTGCCGCCGGACGCGGCGAGTACGCGGGCGACCAGGCCATCCAAAACCGTTCAGGGTGTCCGCAGTGACCAGGAATGGGTCCAAGACTCACTCCTGCTCACTGATTAG
- a CDS encoding zinc-binding dehydrogenase — translation MFAAYAARIDRDQPLNGLELGDRPAPESRSGWTTVKVKAASLNHHDLWSLRGVGLAEDKLPMILGCDAAGVDEDGNEVVLHSVIGQTGHGVGPDEPRSILTERYQGTFAELVSVPTWNVLPKPAELSFEEAACLPTAWLTAYRMLFTNAGVRPGDSVLVQGAGGGVATAAIVLGKAAGLRVFATSRDEAKRKRALELGAVEALESGARLPHRVDAVIETVGAATWSHSVKSLRPGGSLVISGATSGDRPSHAELTRIFFLELKVVGSTMGTKDELEDLLSFCAATGVRPVIDEVLPLDRAREGFERLAAGDQFGKIVLTNRS, via the coding sequence ATGTTCGCTGCCTATGCCGCCCGCATCGACCGTGACCAACCGCTGAACGGACTGGAGTTGGGCGACCGGCCCGCGCCGGAATCGAGGTCCGGCTGGACGACCGTCAAGGTGAAGGCCGCCTCGCTGAACCACCACGACCTGTGGTCCCTGCGCGGGGTCGGCCTCGCGGAGGACAAGCTGCCCATGATCCTCGGCTGCGACGCCGCCGGCGTCGACGAGGACGGCAACGAGGTCGTCCTGCACTCCGTGATCGGCCAGACCGGCCACGGCGTCGGCCCGGACGAACCCCGCTCGATCCTCACCGAGCGCTACCAGGGCACCTTCGCCGAACTCGTCTCCGTCCCCACCTGGAACGTCCTCCCCAAGCCCGCCGAACTCTCCTTCGAAGAGGCCGCCTGTCTGCCCACCGCCTGGCTGACGGCATATCGCATGCTCTTCACCAACGCCGGTGTACGCCCCGGGGACTCCGTTCTCGTGCAGGGCGCCGGCGGCGGTGTCGCCACCGCCGCGATCGTGCTCGGCAAGGCGGCGGGCCTGCGGGTCTTCGCCACCAGCCGGGACGAGGCCAAGCGGAAGAGGGCCCTGGAACTCGGCGCCGTGGAGGCGCTGGAGTCGGGGGCCCGGCTCCCGCACCGCGTGGACGCGGTCATCGAGACCGTCGGCGCCGCCACCTGGTCCCACTCGGTGAAGTCCCTGCGTCCCGGCGGCAGCCTCGTCATCTCGGGCGCCACCAGCGGTGACCGGCCCTCCCACGCCGAGCTGACCCGTATCTTCTTCCTCGAACTCAAGGTCGTCGGCTCCACCATGGGGACCAAGGACGAGCTGGAGGACCTGCTCTCCTTCTGTGCCGCGACCGGTGTCCGCCCCGTCATCGACGAGGTGCTGCCCCTGGACCGCGCCCGCGAGGGCTTCGAACGACTGGCGGCCGGCGACCAGTTCGGCAAGATCGTGCTCACCAACCGTTCCTAA
- a CDS encoding NADP-dependent malic enzyme, protein MAAEIVNPRTDNGDGSTGQEGGGEPLNSLDSFDPAFALHRGGKMAVQATVPIRDKDDLSLAYTPGVARVCTAIAEQPDLVNDYTWKSSVVAVVTDGTAVLGLGDIGPEASLPVMEGKAILFKQFGGVDAVPIALACTDVDEIIETVVRLAPSFGGVNLEDISAPRCFEIEKRLQERLDIPVFHDDQHGTAVVTLAALRNAARLTGRGLGDLRAVISGAGAAGVAIAKMLLEAGLGDVAVADRKGIVSVDREDLTPVKRELAELTNRAGLSGSLEDALAGADVFIGVSGGTVPEEAVASMAENAFVFAMANPNPEVHPDVAHKYAAVVATGRSDYPNQINNVLAFPGIFAGALQVRASRITEGMKIAAAEALASVVGDDLAADYVIPSPFDERVAPAVTAAVAAAARAEGVARR, encoded by the coding sequence GTGGCAGCGGAGATTGTCAATCCTCGCACCGACAACGGCGACGGCAGTACGGGCCAGGAAGGCGGCGGGGAGCCCCTCAATTCCCTCGACTCCTTCGACCCGGCGTTCGCCCTGCACCGTGGCGGCAAGATGGCCGTGCAGGCCACCGTGCCGATCCGGGACAAGGACGATCTGTCCCTCGCCTACACGCCCGGCGTCGCGCGAGTGTGCACCGCCATCGCCGAGCAGCCCGACCTGGTCAACGACTACACCTGGAAGTCGTCGGTCGTCGCCGTCGTGACGGACGGTACGGCGGTCCTCGGCCTCGGCGACATCGGCCCCGAGGCGTCCCTCCCCGTGATGGAGGGCAAGGCGATCCTGTTCAAGCAGTTCGGCGGCGTCGACGCGGTGCCGATCGCGCTAGCCTGCACGGACGTCGACGAGATCATCGAGACCGTGGTCCGCCTCGCCCCCTCCTTCGGCGGCGTGAACCTGGAGGACATCTCCGCGCCCCGCTGCTTCGAGATCGAGAAGCGGCTCCAGGAGCGGCTGGACATCCCGGTCTTCCACGACGACCAGCACGGTACGGCCGTCGTGACGCTGGCGGCGCTGCGCAACGCCGCCCGGCTGACCGGCCGGGGGCTCGGCGACCTGCGCGCCGTGATCTCGGGCGCGGGCGCGGCGGGCGTGGCCATCGCCAAGATGCTGCTGGAGGCCGGTCTCGGCGATGTCGCGGTCGCCGACCGCAAGGGCATCGTCTCCGTGGACCGCGAGGACCTCACGCCGGTCAAGCGGGAGCTCGCCGAGCTCACCAACCGGGCCGGTCTGTCGGGCTCCCTGGAGGACGCCCTCGCGGGCGCGGACGTCTTCATCGGCGTCTCCGGCGGTACGGTCCCGGAGGAGGCGGTGGCCTCGATGGCCGAGAACGCGTTCGTCTTCGCCATGGCCAACCCCAACCCCGAGGTGCACCCGGACGTCGCCCACAAGTACGCGGCGGTCGTCGCGACCGGGCGGTCCGACTACCCGAACCAGATCAACAACGTTCTCGCCTTCCCGGGGATCTTCGCGGGGGCCCTTCAGGTGCGAGCCTCCCGGATCACCGAGGGGATGAAGATCGCGGCGGCCGAGGCGCTGGCGTCGGTGGTCGGGGACGATCTTGCAGCGGACTATGTCATTCCGTCGCCGTTCGACGAGCGGGTCGCTCCGGCGGTCACCGCGGCGGTCGCGGCGGCGGCGCGGGCGGAGGGTGTGGCTCGGCGTTAG
- a CDS encoding ABC transporter substrate-binding protein: MTASTTRRTTGLRSRTAAVGAIAVAGALLLTACGDQTKKDNGSDSASTSAAPLADKLPAAVRDKGVINVGSDIAYAPVEYKDESGKVVGIDLDIAAAMGKQLGVDFKFQNATFDTLIGGLAAKRYDIAMSAMTDTKDRQEGVDAGTGKKVGAGVDFVDYFTAGVSLYTNKGDDQGIKTWDDLCGKTIAVQRNTFSHDLAKDQAKKCKDDKKKALKIEDFATNPEAETRMRSKGADVVSADYPVAAYSVKTSGGGDYFEIVGDQIEAGPYGIAVAKDNTELRDALQAAVQAIIDNGEYEKIIKKWGVEDGAVTEAKINGGS; the protein is encoded by the coding sequence ATGACCGCAAGCACCACCCGTCGTACGACCGGCCTGCGTTCCCGTACAGCCGCGGTCGGAGCGATCGCGGTCGCGGGCGCCCTGCTGCTCACCGCCTGCGGTGACCAGACCAAGAAGGACAACGGCTCCGACAGCGCCTCCACCAGCGCGGCGCCGCTGGCGGACAAGCTCCCCGCGGCCGTCCGGGACAAGGGCGTGATCAACGTCGGTTCGGACATCGCCTACGCCCCGGTCGAGTACAAGGACGAGTCGGGCAAGGTCGTCGGCATCGACCTGGACATCGCCGCGGCGATGGGCAAGCAGCTCGGCGTGGACTTCAAGTTCCAGAACGCCACCTTCGACACCCTCATCGGTGGTCTGGCCGCCAAGCGGTACGACATCGCGATGTCGGCCATGACCGACACCAAGGACCGCCAGGAGGGCGTCGACGCCGGCACCGGCAAGAAGGTCGGCGCCGGCGTCGACTTCGTCGACTACTTCACCGCGGGTGTCTCGCTGTACACCAACAAGGGCGACGACCAGGGCATCAAGACCTGGGACGACCTCTGCGGCAAGACCATCGCCGTGCAGCGCAACACGTTCTCGCACGACCTCGCCAAGGACCAGGCGAAGAAGTGCAAGGACGACAAGAAGAAGGCCCTCAAGATCGAGGACTTCGCCACCAACCCCGAGGCCGAGACCCGGATGCGCTCCAAGGGCGCGGACGTCGTCTCCGCCGACTACCCGGTGGCCGCGTACTCGGTGAAGACCTCGGGCGGCGGCGACTACTTCGAGATCGTCGGCGACCAGATCGAGGCCGGCCCCTACGGCATCGCCGTGGCGAAGGACAACACCGAACTGCGTGACGCGCTCCAGGCCGCCGTCCAGGCGATCATCGACAACGGCGAGTACGAGAAGATCATCAAGAAGTGGGGCGTCGAGGACGGCGCCGTCACCGAGGCCAAGATCAACGGCGGCTCCTGA
- a CDS encoding amino acid ABC transporter permease, with the protein MTVDVSKTDGPSDTPPAGPEALKAIPVRHPGRYVSAAIALALLGSIVYAFAQAKKINWGAIPDYFFDDRIIEGVLNTLLLTVLSMVIGVVGGILLAVMRLSKNPVTSSVAWFYIWFFRGTPVLVQLFVWFNLGLVFETINLGPIYKDYWSSFMTPLLTALLGLGLNEAAYMAEICRAGLLSVDEGQTEASHALGMSQSKTLRRIVIPQAMRVIVPPTGNEVINMLKTTSLVSTVQYVDLLKSAQDIGQGAGAPVEMLFLAAAWYLILTSIFSVGQYYLERHYAKGSSRSLPPTPIQRLKTAVLPVRRPKGVSA; encoded by the coding sequence TTGACTGTTGACGTCAGCAAGACGGACGGTCCCTCGGACACGCCCCCCGCCGGCCCGGAGGCCCTCAAGGCCATTCCGGTCCGGCACCCGGGGCGCTATGTGTCCGCGGCCATCGCACTCGCCCTCCTCGGTTCGATCGTCTACGCCTTCGCGCAGGCGAAGAAGATCAACTGGGGTGCGATCCCCGACTACTTCTTCGACGACCGCATCATCGAGGGCGTTCTGAACACCCTCCTGCTCACCGTGCTGTCCATGGTGATCGGCGTTGTCGGCGGCATCCTGCTCGCCGTGATGCGACTGTCGAAGAACCCGGTGACCTCGTCGGTGGCGTGGTTCTACATCTGGTTCTTCCGCGGTACGCCGGTCCTGGTCCAGCTCTTCGTCTGGTTCAACCTGGGCCTGGTCTTCGAGACCATCAACCTCGGCCCGATCTACAAGGACTACTGGTCCTCCTTCATGACGCCGCTGCTGACGGCGCTGCTCGGCCTCGGTCTCAACGAGGCCGCGTACATGGCGGAGATCTGCCGCGCCGGTCTGCTCTCGGTCGACGAGGGCCAGACCGAGGCGTCGCACGCGCTCGGCATGAGCCAGTCCAAGACGCTGCGCCGGATCGTGATCCCCCAGGCGATGCGCGTGATCGTGCCGCCCACGGGCAACGAGGTCATCAACATGTTGAAGACCACGTCGCTCGTCTCGACGGTGCAGTACGTGGATCTGCTCAAGTCGGCCCAGGACATCGGCCAGGGAGCGGGGGCCCCCGTGGAGATGCTGTTCCTCGCCGCCGCCTGGTACCTGATCCTCACCAGCATCTTCAGCGTCGGGCAGTACTACCTGGAGCGGCACTACGCGAAGGGGTCCTCCCGGTCCCTGCCGCCGACACCGATCCAGCGTCTCAAGACGGCCGTGCTGCCGGTGCGCCGTCCGAAGGGAGTCTCGGCATGA
- a CDS encoding amino acid ABC transporter ATP-binding protein, with protein MTAMVKAEGIHKSFGPVEVLKGIDLEVQTGEVFCLIGPSGSGKSTFLRCINHLEKINAGRLYVDGELVGYRQKGDKLYELKDSEVALKRRDIGMVFQRFNLFPHMTAAENVMEAPMQVKGVGRGQARERAHELLERVGLGDKAGNYPSQLSGGQQQRVAIARALAMEPKLMLFDEPTSALDPELVGDVLDVMRDLAESGMTMVVVTHEMGFAREVGDSLVFMDGGVVVESGNPRDVLTNPQEERTQSFLSKVL; from the coding sequence ATGACCGCCATGGTGAAGGCCGAGGGCATCCACAAGTCGTTCGGCCCCGTCGAGGTCCTCAAGGGCATCGACCTCGAGGTGCAGACGGGTGAGGTGTTCTGCCTCATCGGCCCCTCCGGCTCCGGCAAGTCCACGTTCCTCAGGTGCATCAACCACCTGGAGAAGATCAACGCCGGGCGGCTGTACGTCGACGGCGAGCTGGTCGGCTACCGCCAGAAGGGCGACAAGCTGTACGAGCTCAAGGACAGCGAGGTCGCGCTCAAGCGGCGTGACATCGGCATGGTGTTCCAGCGCTTCAACCTGTTCCCGCACATGACGGCCGCGGAGAACGTCATGGAGGCGCCGATGCAGGTCAAGGGCGTCGGCAGGGGGCAGGCCCGCGAGCGCGCCCATGAGCTGCTGGAGCGTGTCGGCCTCGGCGACAAGGCGGGCAACTACCCGTCGCAGCTGTCCGGCGGCCAGCAGCAGCGGGTGGCCATCGCCCGGGCCCTGGCCATGGAGCCGAAGCTGATGCTCTTCGACGAGCCGACGTCGGCGCTCGACCCGGAGCTGGTGGGCGACGTCCTCGACGTCATGCGCGACCTGGCCGAGTCCGGGATGACCATGGTCGTCGTCACCCACGAGATGGGCTTCGCCCGCGAGGTCGGCGACAGCCTGGTCTTCATGGACGGCGGTGTGGTGGTCGAGTCCGGCAACCCCCGTGACGTGCTGACGAACCCGCAGGAAGAGCGGACGCAGTCGTTCCTGTCCAAGGTGCTGTAG
- a CDS encoding class I SAM-dependent methyltransferase: MTTTAGTDWQAWQESWDRQQELYLPDREERFRVMLAMVEAFAGPAPRVLDLACGTGSITSRLLARFPKAVSTGVDLDPALLAIAEGTFEGDPRVTFVTADLTDPDWTARLPYDAYDAVLTATALHWLHSESLAALYGQVAELLRDGGVFMNADHMIDESTPRINAAERAHRHAGMEQATAAGAVDWAAWWQLAAQDAVLAAPTARRFEIYGEHADGDFQSVDWHARVLRERGFAEARAVWCSPADSMVLAVK, encoded by the coding sequence ATGACCACCACGGCCGGAACCGACTGGCAGGCCTGGCAGGAGAGCTGGGACCGGCAGCAGGAGCTGTATCTGCCGGACCGTGAGGAGCGGTTCCGGGTGATGCTCGCCATGGTGGAGGCCTTCGCCGGCCCCGCACCCCGCGTCCTCGATCTCGCCTGCGGTACGGGTTCCATCACGTCCAGGCTGCTCGCGCGGTTCCCGAAGGCCGTCAGCACCGGCGTGGACCTCGACCCGGCCCTCCTCGCCATCGCCGAGGGCACGTTCGAGGGCGACCCGCGGGTCACCTTCGTCACCGCCGACCTCACCGACCCCGACTGGACGGCCCGGCTGCCGTACGACGCGTACGACGCCGTCCTGACGGCCACAGCCCTGCACTGGCTGCACAGCGAATCCCTCGCCGCTCTCTACGGTCAGGTCGCGGAACTCCTCCGCGACGGCGGTGTCTTCATGAACGCGGACCACATGATCGACGAGTCGACGCCCCGGATCAACGCGGCGGAGCGCGCGCACCGGCACGCGGGTATGGAACAAGCCACCGCGGCCGGCGCCGTCGACTGGGCCGCATGGTGGCAGCTCGCCGCCCAGGACGCCGTGCTCGCCGCGCCGACGGCCCGCCGTTTCGAGATCTACGGCGAGCACGCCGACGGTGACTTCCAGAGCGTCGACTGGCACGCCCGGGTCCTGCGCGAGCGGGGCTTCGCCGAGGCCCGCGCGGTGTGGTGCTCGCCCGCCGACTCGATGGTGCTGGCGGTGAAGTAG